A genomic stretch from Coregonus clupeaformis isolate EN_2021a chromosome 23, ASM2061545v1, whole genome shotgun sequence includes:
- the casp10 gene encoding caspase-8 — translation MDFQRRLLQVEQALSSEEVQSLAFLCKDLLEKDLSSVTTASKLFSLLMDQQLLSPDQPYLLADLLLTIQQQCLMRGLGLNNQLSTTSSLISPYRKMLYNLSENITKDELREIKFLLLNELPRRKLEDNVTTLQVFLEMEKMDILSINKLNILESIFESVSPMLKTTINKYKTQYSLPGPVTQETGVGQLRPRSVSEACPQIQAASMRPKRPVSCELSVEQYGHSDETLIPDNFLSSQPSAKVSSVNRSDTSLDVWSVSHRLSLLSTNGDNCAALSKDNHHVSSTSSCGDNKNFGPADPQTGNTKREELGDYSMTGKKRGFCLIINNQDFRNSSQQLKEREGTHIDEKSLVSVFEWLGFETQTEPDCSREKILSLVVELSNRDHSQMDCLVCCVLSHGQQGCVYGVDGQKVSVRELTGPFSGLKCSSLRDKPKLFFIQACQGTKEQKPVFIQSDGPGPSSTTTSSICTDAVVLKDSIPNDADFLLGMATVPHFASFRDKRQGTWFIQSLCQNLIKLVPSGYDLLSILTKVNDDVSRMTDPYGTKKQMPQPAYSLRKRVVFPIPKEPPPRLCEPQVLARDH, via the exons ATGGATTTCCAAAGGCGGCTATTGCAGGTGGAACAAGCCCTGAGCAGTGAAGAAGTACAATCGCTTGCATTTCTTTGCAAAGATTTACTGGAGAAAGACCTGAGCTCAGTGACCACAGCAAGTAAACTCTTCTCTCTTCTGATGGACCAACAACTGTTATCCCCTGATCAACCTTACTTGCTTGCTGACCTACTACTCACCATCCAGCAGCAATGCTTGATGCGAGGCCTTGGCCTCAACAACCAGCTATCAACAACCAGTAGCCTCATCTCACCTTATAG AAAAATGCTGTATAACCTGTCAGAGAACATCACTAAAGATGAATTGAGGGAGATCAAGTTCTTGTTGTTGAATGAACTCCCTCGTAGAAAACTGGAGGACAACGTG ACTACCTTGCAAGTATTCCTGGAAATGGAGAAAATGGATATTTTGAGCATCAATAAACTAAACATTCTTGAAAGCATTTTTGAAAGTGTCTCCCCCATGTTGAAAACAACAATCAATAAGTATAAGACACAGTATTCCTTACCTG GGCCAGTAACTCAAGAGACAGGGGTGGGACAGTTAAGACCAAGGTCTGTGTCTGAAGCTTGTCCACAAATCCAG GCTGCCTCCATGCGTCCAAAGAGGCCTGTCTCTTGTGAACTATCAG TTGAACAGTATGGCCATTCTGACGAGACTCTCATTCCTGACAACTTCTTAAGTTCACAGCCTTCAGCCAAG GTATCTTCTGTAAATCGATCTGACACCTCTCTGG ATGTTTGGAGTGTCTCACATAGGCTGAGTCTCCTAAGTACCAATGGGGACAACTGTGCTGCTCTCAGCAAAG ATAATCACCATGTTTCATCCACATCCTCATGTGGAGACAATAAGAACTTTGGCCCAGCAGATCCTCAGACAGGAAACACCAAACGAGAG gaactgggagactattcTATGACAGGAAAAAAGAGAGGTTTCTGTCTAATCATTAACAACCAAGACTTTAGAAATTCCTCTCAACAgttgaaagaaagagagggaacaCACATTGATGAAA aAAGTTTGGTGAGTGTGTTTGAGTGGCTGGGCTTTGAGACACAGACTGAGCCAGACTGCAGTCGGGAGAAGATACTGTCTTTAGTTGTGGAGCTGAGCAACCGGGATCACAGCCAGATGGACTGCCTGGTGTGCTGCGTTCTGAGCCACGGCCAGCAGGGATGTGTTTACGGGGTGGACGGGCAAAAGGTCAGTGTCAGGGAGCTCACAGGGCCCTTCTCTGGACTGAAGTGCAGCTCACTGAGGGACAAGCCCAAGCTGTTCTTCATCCAGGCCTGTCAGGGCACCAAGGAACAAAAGCCAGTGTTCATCCAGTCTGATGGCCCAGGACCAAGCTCTACTACCACCAGTTCTATCTGCACGGATGCAGTGGTACTCAAAGACTCCATTCCCAATGATGCTGACTTCCTTCTGGGCATGGCCACTGTGCCTCACTTTGCCTCTTTCAGAGACAAGAGGCAGGGCACTTGGTTCATCCAGTCGTTGTGCCAGAACCTCATCAAATTGGTGCCCAG TGGGTATGACTTGTTGTCCATCCTGACCAAGGTGAACGATGATGTCAGCAGGATGACCGATCCCTATGGCACTAAGAAGCAGATGCCCCAGCCTGCATACTCACTCAGAAAGAGGGTGGTCTTTCCCATCCCCAAAGAACCACCTCCCAGACTATGTGAGCCACAAGTATTGGCTAGAGACCACTAG
- the LOC121536114 gene encoding flagellum-associated coiled-coil domain-containing protein 1-like, whose amino-acid sequence MQEQMGKLTALLKDERRSHQHSCRALLDEAERRAERVRQQQQQEMEQLMQAHRSEISALVTLHTKTLEGEKGCAEERCALLEKDYDFLKSSFRTYKDSIFEEMRSSWLRKENSWKEEQERDLMDQLMHSREQLNKSEQEKDNQRKAFEAEMADLQARFQEEIQVLAGELTEKDVTISLLRTAYHQTQEQLDIVNES is encoded by the exons ATGCAGGAGCAGATGGGGAAACTGACAGCCCTCCTAAAGGATGAACGGCGGTCCCACCAGCACAGCTGCCGTGCG CTGTTGGACGAGGCAGAGCGGAGAGCTGAGAGAGTCAGGCAGCAGCAACAACAGGAGATGGA GCAGCTAATGCAGGCCCACAGATCAGAGATCAGTGCTTTGGTGACCCTCCACACCAAGACTCTGGAGGGGGAGAAGGGCTGTGCAGAGGAGAGATGTG CCCTGCTGGAGAAAGATTATGACTTCCTCAAAAGTTCCTTCCGCACATACAAG GACAGTATATTTGAGGAGATGCGTAGCAGCTGGCTAAGGAAGGAGAACAGCTGGaaagaggagcaggagagggatCTCATGGACCAACTGATGCATT CACGTGAGCAGTTGAACAAAAGTGAGCAGGAAAAGGATAACCAAAGAAAAGCCTTTGAGGCAGAAATGGCAGACCTCCAGGCCAGGTTTCAGGAGGAGATACAG GTACTAGCTGGTGAGCTGACAGAGAAGGATGTAACCATCAGCTTATTGAGAACAGCTTATCACCAGACACAAGAGCAACTGGACATTGTG AATGAGTCTTAA
- the LOC121536113 gene encoding protein FAM237A-like produces MFLAIVLLMGCVCVVPLQGQKPGQVDPLTLSRASQCWTSSSELLLEMRSPRIADTVPAFWDLMVFLKSSDNRKHSALFWDLAQVFWDIYVDCVLSRTHGLGRRQLTWPHEQITAMRSLITDKSFVQDSHTNFSKLKESSQGWLKIHIQHFGPGILNHIIRTRGIKSRYIL; encoded by the exons ATGTTTCTGGCTATAGTGCTGCtcatggggtgtgtgtgtgtggtacctcTCCAAGGTCAGAAGCCAGGACAGGTGGACCCCCTGACTCTGAGCAGGGCTTCACAGTGCTGGACCTCCTCTTCAGAACTCCTGCTGGAGATGCGCTCCCCGAGGATCGCAGACACTGTGCCTGCCTTCTGGGACCTGATGGTGTTCCTCAAGTCGTCAGACAACAGGAAGCACAGTGCTCTATTCTGGGACCTGGCCCAGGTTTTCTGGGACATCTATGTGGATTGTGTCCTGTCCCGGACCCATGGACTGGGGAGGCGCCAGCTAACTTGGCCCCATGAGCAGATCACTGCCATGCGCTCTCTCATCACTGACA AATCTTTTGTTCAGGACTCACATACTAACTTCTCCAAACTGAAGGAGTCATCTCAGGGCTGGCTCAAGATCCATATTCAGCACTTTGGACCAGGCATTTTAAATCACATCATTCGTACCAGGGGGATCAAGAGTAGATATATTCTTTAA